ATGTTCCCCGACTACTGCCCTTGTGAGATCACCGGCCACTGACAGGGAATTGGCTTCAGTCTGCTCCCACTGAGTGATTCCCCTGCCGGACAACCTGCCAAGCAGTGAGCTTGCCAGCAACCCTCTCATACATTCCTCAACATAGTGGCCGCTGCCAGCATGGCGAGTCTGGGTGGGTGCCACCCAGTGCTTCCTTAGCTGCCCCAGACACCTGAACTAGCACAGGAGTGGAAGAGAAAGAGCGAGAAACAGGGATAGGTGGGAGGGTGCATGGTGGGAGTGAGAACTCTGTTAAATAGCCAGGAAACAGCCACTGCAGCTGTTGTGGCCTTTCCCACAACGATTCCACTGTTCCAGCTTCTAGTACGGCACTAATTAAAACTGTGCCCATCCCTCTTCTTGCCAGAACTttatatgcacacatgcattcagGCACATGCTCACTTTCAAACTCATATACATCCCAGCCCTCCAACCCTTGCCTGTAACTCTAAAAGTTGCCCTCttcaaaacatttgatttaagTTACTGAACACCATTTCAAAATGCATCACTTTTGTCCTTTTCCTATGCTGACTTAAAGGAGTCTTAATTGACTTTCTTGCCACTTAGGGgtagcagaacaagctgtaaatacaacattGACCTATAAAAGTTATGGgtaacatgtttatttacacatccagcggACACAAAGCAATAtaagcattcatttagagttgtgtctctggtcacctgatgaatgtaagtccaatattcactctccttttagctctggtttggtctccatcaactcctgaaTGCTGGCTCCTTAGCGGTTAAATGCTCCATTACGTTCACCTGTTAGTCACTAATTTTGTAACTGTGGTGTTTGGTGCTGGGTAGGTAGGTTACTGTTGGTTTATTTTGCTGGAAACAGCTGTAGCTGGAAACATGATTAGAGCGGTTAGAGTGAACTAAAATAGGAGAGTTACAGGTcgtaaaactaaaacaatgagctgaaagatgctgaagCCATCTGTAGAGCTGAGACAGGTGATAATTCTTTTTGagtttgtcactacaagtgacACTGTTCCACATTACACGTAGTAAttcatccattgttaatataaaaatattgatattaataTTTGTGTGATTGATTCCTTCTCGCCTCTTaactctttttctccttcacGTTTCTCCTTGTGCTAATGAAAGTTAACAGTTCGGAAATTCGTCAAAGTGGGTAGTGGTGCCTGGTGTAATGAACGAAAAAGTGAACATACCTCCAAAAACCCCCCAGCCAAGATGGTGGAATTGCTCCAAAAAGTGTCAAATAGTCCTCATGTTGTGCCCAGGTTTTGTGCACTGGACCAAGATATCATATAAGTCCACATATTGATTTCAATTTTCCCAGATCCCACTATAAAATcttgttatattattatgttattgtttgttttgtctaaccaacagcccaaaacagAATTCAAACATTCTGTTTATGATAAGAAATAAATGCTCACTTTTAAGATGCTGGaaccaggaaatgtttggtaATCGATAActcaaattgattaattgactaatcatttcatccCTAGCAAACTCTTCTTTCCATACCTTGGAAGAAACACATAttgtaaatgaaatatcttGAAGAAATATCTTGATTTTCTCAACAGTTGTGATCTAATTGTGGCgcaaaaaaataatgaagtgtGTTGGCTTTCAAGAGAAACCTTTGGTCAGGGCCACTTCCCTTCACCTTCTCCGGAGTGGGCATTCCTATATAGATTAGCGGGAAATCTTTCCTGTTTCATCGGAGATAATCCCCTGAACAAGGCTGCTCAGCTCTCATATTAAGAATGATTTAGGCACAGTGAATTCCGGTCAGGTCAAATCTCCGCTTTCATGTTATGATGTGGCTGTTCCAGTTGTTTTACATACCTTGCAGAGAGGATAGATGCAGgcagaagaaaggagaggaaaagagggcaACTTATTACTGTtcaaacagagttcaaagtCGTCATGTGGATTTGAAACATGAATTAAGGTCACTGATACACTGCAGCTCAATCCATTtgaatgaaagtgtgtgtgtgtgtgtgtgtgggtgtgcgcATGCTTGAACAAGGGTGTCTGGGAGTTAACTTTTTAAGACGTTTGAGGTCTTATGGATATTTCCACATCAGGTTTTCCTTTAgcctcacaacacacacacacacacacacacacacacacacacacacatactaccCACCACATAGCAGAACATTCATCAGGACTGTATTAGTATGAATGGAAATTACAACAAAGCGCGGGTGCACATGGGCTTTTTTCCCGGGGTCACACAAGAGAGTGACTCACATGTATTTACCCCAcataatgtgatttaaaagtGACTGAGAGGACACTGCTGGGTTTAAGATAACAGGAAGCTTTAATTATCCCCGTGGCAAAATTGAGTATAGTGGGTTAGTTAAGCTGCTGCGATGTGATTCTATTTTCATTTCTAAACTGAAACAAATGAGCCTAGTTCgtttctttctgtccttttttggTGCAGATTCATGAATACCGGGAATGATACAGCAACAGAACCAATAAGATCAGCTTTATTTAGTTCAGCTCATTTTAGTTCAGTTCAACAGTGTATAAAAGAAATCTTGGAAGATTGCTGTAGGCAGTGAGCTGTCACACTCTCTACTCTGCTGCACATTTTGTAGGCAGAAGCAAGCAAGAGAAAATGGCTCTCTAACAAGATTTATAATTTTACGCCATGAGTTCAAGCTTTGGCTCATTCCCCTCGAGTGGGATTGGTCAGCATTTATAATTTTAATCCATTCATGGAAACACTGCACTGTGTTCCTCTTCATAGTGactgtgtgtcagaggagaTGTGGCTCCAATAGGAACATAATACCAGAATTAGCCGTGGAAAAGCCTCCTCTGATGGAGCGCAGGGAGAAAAGACTGGCTTATTTCAAGCTAAAGTGAAAAGGACAGTACGGGCAAGACAGGGGTTTTAGTGGTTTTACAGTTCAGTGGTGGTGTTTGAAAGCACGGTCTTTCAGCAACGTGGGTGGCATGGTTGTTCCTAGCATCTTTGCTATTGTATTGTCATTGGCTCTATGCACTTGTCAGCATCATTGCTCACTTTCTCAGGATAAATGTTGATTTTGCTTTATATAAAGAAAGCCGAGGAGCAGCGCTTTGATATGTGAAATTGCCATGGCCTCGGTGTGAGAGCTTGTGTCACTGCAGATGTCCAAATTCCTCTgacatgtttattgttttcttttattttgcgGAGGCCATTCTGCACTGCTCTAGCGCCACTGTTCCCGTAGCTACTCCTCCATGCGAAATCTGGTGTGTCATGTaaacagaggaacagaaaaTAACAAGCACAAGAAAAGGGAAAATTTCCACCCCGGCGTCgtgcttctttttctccctcGCCCCCTTCAGTGTACCCACCACTTGTTGTCCTTTATTTGTAGCCTAAGTGCTTTGGCATTAAGTCTTATTATTTTTTGGTAAATAAACCAGTTTCTGGTAGGAATTACACACAACTTGGTGTGAGGTCCATTTCAGAAAGGGGGCCTGGTTCCTTTTATctaaaatgttttctatttctgCTTTTGTAAGACACTTTTGACTGCTTTGAAAGAGAGAAACCAGGTTTTTCTTGCGTTTCTGGGGGTGAGGTTGGGGATTTTTCTCAGCATTGTGGTGAGATTTATTCGAAGAGGCTGCATTTTTTCCTGATTTCCCTCTTTGTTCTCTGTAAGTAGTTCCAGGTCCcccctcactcactcacacacactcatctgtgtgtaagtgtgtgcatCTACGTGCACGAGGCTCTGTGATTTTGCGCAtgggtgtatatgtgtgtgtgtggagcccatgtgtgaatgtgtgtgcgtgagggTGAGGCGGGGACTTGATGTGACACCTGCTGTTGGGATGAATAGGGTCAGTGGCAGGGCCCTTCAGCAGGCAGCAGCTGCTTGTTCTCACTGCAAGCCCGACTCTCTCAGCGCTCCAAAGCCTCCAGGACTACAACTGAGACCCTGACACAACACATAGTGCCCCCTACCATCATCTCCTATCATTACAGTTATTATCTTCAAGTATTGCaattccctctctctttccttccgAACGATTAAGATCGTTCGGAAGGAAACGTGAAATTGAcctgagaaaaacatcaaaaacgaACTTCAATTTCCATTCTTGCGCTCTCTGAACGCAGGAAGAGGTTTCCAGACAGCTGCTGACAGACAAAGATTCTTGGTATTTGGTTGGTCTGACCTGTCTATGCTCTCTTGCTGTGTGGTAGTCTGCCCTGCGTGTGACTTCCTAGGTCTGAAAACATTCCCTGTggcaaaacagaagaagagggcaGAAGATAAACAGTGAGGTATGAAAACATCCATCTGTTTTTGCCTGAAAATGCCCCCGAAGTGACTATTTAaagtttgtcttcttttttaattgatttaaacaAGAAATTCAGGAAACTAACATCATATCGACCATTTACTGACATATCATATTGTTGTAGAAAGTagtaaatattgttttacagcattttgtttCACCGAATGTCAGTGTTCAGTTTGAAGGTAGCAGAGAGATTCAGTATCTTATCTATCCAGCAGAGGTCAGCCTTTTATTAACAAATTCTGATGTGGTCACACAAAACTTCATTTTTCATGAAAGACTTGCAGTTAAGagaatatttaataaattactGATGATGCACAAGCAAATTTTGTTTAGTGTTTTCTTTGGCGAAGTAGGAATAACACGGGTGGTGTCTTTGTGACACTGTTGTTGCCAGCGCAAGGAAAACCCCTTGTCATCACCGTCCGTTTGGGCTGTAGCACTCAAGCAAAGTACAGAGTGTGGTCCTGTTACAGTACATTTGTTAAATGAAGGGTTTCTTCAacagacatcacacaagcaGCCAGTGATGCTGGGATCGTTCCAGGTTTTGCCTCGCTGACTGTTGACTGGAGAAATAACAGCTATAACTGTAGATGGACACAAGCTTTCCAGTTGTGTTGAAAATTCTTTACATTACTTAACAAAATACTTGACATTACAACATGTTTTGTcctgaaaaggtttttttttttttttaaccgaATACCTCTTAAATTACCCTCTAATGTTGCATGTGTCACTCATGGTTTGAACCATGAAGGTTGTGAGAAGTTGCACTAAGATGAAGGTCGTATGGGCTTGGTCCTTTTGGAGAGTTTGTAATTGAAATACATGACAGCCTTGGACTGTGGGGCTCTCCTGGGCCAGCAGGTGCGTCCGTTGCCGAAGTAGTCCTCCAAACACTGACAGGTGTAGGAACCATCTGTGTTGACACACTGAGCATGGCGGCTGCACTGGTGAGACCCGGTTAAACATTCATCCTTATCtgtggagaagaggagaaggaggtttGAAATGTTTCGTAATGACGAATACATGTCAGAGTCTTTTTTATGTCAGAGCAAGTAGGGGATTGGTTACATTACAGCAAGAAGGTATGCTGAGGCTGCTCCACAGCTAAGTCATATGAGATCAGCGTGGAGAGTGTCTGTTTCAAACCTGCTCGAGAGATAATTTTGCAATGCTCATCACatggatgaaaacaaaaacagcatgtgGGTGAGCCCACAGCTGAGTGGGTGAGCTATGAGTGCTCATCAAATAAACATGGTCTCTAGATCTCCGCTGCCAAAGCACATCTTCACATGATCCCTCTCTCTGCCAATTAACACAGATGAGGAGAACATGTGTGGCTGTGCTGTGAtccatttagtcatttttcagtgCTGACATGGAGCAGATCTGGATGCCGCAAAACAATCTCCAACATGGGCGACCCTGTGGCCTTGTTGACGTAAACCATGTAGTCGCCATGTCCCTGCTTTGAGTCCCTCTGCTCTTTCTTGTGTCTCCTGTCTATCTCTACTGTTAAATAAAGGCAagtgttgagaaaaaaaaacctcatgcATACCTGTACattcataaacacaaaacacattgtcACATATACCACAGGATTTTATGATGGATTTTATGAGAAACGTGACCATCTGCTTCGCAAAAAGTGGTCGACTGCATATTGAAGTCATATTAATGTAATTAGAAATGATTAggagtgttttttcttttgttttttttacctcgACATTGCACTGAGCCCTGGAGTGTCCCCATCACAAAGCCATCTTGACACGCACAGAAAAAGCTGCCGAAAGTGTTCCTGCAGGTCCGGCGTGGTGGACACACATCAGCATCCCGCTGACACTCATCTACATCTGCAACACGACACATACATGTGTAACATCAGCATCACATTTCATTGCACAGGTCACCTGCAGAAGCAGTCAGTACAAATCTatctgcccacacacacacacacacacacacacacacacctaaccCGGATGACATGGTGCTTTAATGTTTCTTGCTCAAAACAATAATTACCTTCAAAAAGACACGAGAGGCACAAATGAGTACCTTGACCTTGCAGCCACCTCTTTGTACTGAAGCTTTGAAAGGTGCACTGCTGTTCAAAAACAAGGATGacccaaacacacaaatgtttcACCTCAGGTGTTAGGTCCCTCATGTTCCTCTTTTGaactacctttttttttataacaacaCAGGCATAAATGATTCTCTTCTCTTTCAAGAACTTTCTCAAGTCAGACAGAATTGCCAGACACACCCAGGTACATCTATTTTAttagtatattattattattagtatattagtattattattaagatttagtttaacctttattttatcAGCATAGCCTCTTAAGGTCAGGGAGTCTCTTTTTTTGAGGGGTCCTGGctcaaacagcagcacacattacagataataatacagtaaaatgaaGTTCAAAACAGTACAAAACTAAAATGTGGACGTACAtaaaaacaagcacaaaatagccctgcaataaatgctgttatctttttttccccatcctCATATATATCAGTGGCAATAGACTGCTGTATTGAACTGCATTTGTTGTTCTCATTCGTccctaataaactggcaacttgGTCTATCTCTGGTAAATGTACAGATGCACTCAAACTCAGAACtatttaaaatacagttgtGCATCGGTGAATGCACATGCTTGAAAGCTAAATTGTTCCCACCAAAAGCTCTCCCACAGTGTGAGAATGTCTCCTGAACGGCCGTGAGACCGGGGGAAGGCTCGCTTCATTACAGGACAGGAGGTGTCTGCGGCCAGTGCTTTATTAGAGCTGagtatgtttttctcttcattaGGTAATTAAAGGCTTTTCACCATTGGGTGGACAGACCCAGCGGAGAGGTGCCATTGGTGGTAAGTAAGCTGTAGGTAGATGAATGGTGAAGCTTCACCTTCTTTACAAATAAAGTCATAAAGAAAAGATTTGGCAAAGCATAATGGTTGGAGCaacacacaatttaaaaaagaggtgaaaagcaaaaagagaAACTTTGTGCTCTGGTGGTTAGCGCAGGAAGTATCTGGGTTGGGTTTGCAGCACTGAATGACGCTGGCTGGTCGAGAACACTCGCCTTTTTCATAGTATTTAACAACAACCATTTTAAAAAACCTGCAGCAGCGAGCGCAATGTCCTGCTTCACAGCTCTTTGCTCTAATATGTTCGAAATTAAGGAATACGAATACAAATTAAGCCACAGAAGAGATTCTATGATGATTTTATGATTAGACAGTGAAGTTCAGTCTTTGTTAAACCTGCAGGTTTAACTGATATTAGgtttaaatgatatttttaaataataggtttaaatgatatttttggCCACTGGGGGCAGTGTAAACAAGCTTTAAACACAACATAGACGTATTATACCTTctaagttgatatggcaaacttgttagcaGACACACCTCCAGCAGACATgtagcaacattatcattcatatagtcgtgtttctggccaccagAAGgatgtaagtctaatattcactcaatgtttagctctgtttttgtttttgttatttgatcTATTGTTAATATAAGAATATTGATTGGACCAGCTTTAAGATAACCACTACCACAGCTTCCGTGATGACTGAAAATGATGTCAGGGGGATGGATGCTTGCTTCCTTTTGTATTTAGGTGAAATGACCACCTCCttcaaacatgaacacagtgtgagacaaaataataaagtgaatatAAATGGCAGTTCACTCTGACTATCAGGCTAAGAACAACAATGGAAATGTGCTAAATCTAAACACGTGAGGCATCTCTTTTTACAGTGGTTCATAATGATAAGCTGAGGGGTGTTTCTGAAGAACTACCTTCACAGGTCTTGTTGTCAGCGGCCAGGTGGAGGCCGGGGGGACACAGACAGCGCAATGCTGCTCCCCCTCTTTCCATCTGGCAACCAAACTGGCAGCGCAGGGAGAAACATGCGGCCTCTCCTGGAAGACAGACAGGGAAACACTGGCTGAGAAATGGGCCACTGGATCACCACTGAGAGAGAATACACACACCTCATGCCACCACACACATAACATATGAGTCCAGCCTTGTTCTCTGTAACACTGGGACAAGTGATGAAGCTATAACGGTGATCATTCTCTTTGACCTAACACTACACCACAATAACCAGTATCTTAGATAAATCCCTGATTAATTTGCCCTTGAAATACCCTCTATACACTTTGTTATGATATCACTTACTCTAATATAAACTGTGAATTGCTGTCATAAACATTTATGTTAGCCTAAAAAGGTGGGTAAACTGAGTACCAAGCCCTCAGATACTTTAACCTCCTATTATGGTATGAAGATGGCAGATAGACTTTGTGGAAAACTACTCCAACATCACAAATATCATCTGTCAGTCTACAGATTTTCTTCATTTGGGTTCTTAGATACCAAACTgtaagttttaaaatgttctgtttaAAGAGGAAATTACTCACCGCTGCAGGTGTATCCGTCTGCACTGAGCGTGTATCCAGGTTCACAGTAACAGCGATAGCTACCGTGTGTATTCATGCAGCGCTGGGAACACGGTCTCTCCAGGAAACCGCACTCATTCACATCTGGAGTCAATATGAAACATTATTCAAGCCGCAGAAAGGAATCCTTGTGGCAAATGATGCAGGGGAACACAGGTAATGGTTAAAAAATTAGAAACATAAGACTGACAACGCTTTGTGTATTGTAGTGTACCTTCATCACACTGCCGTCCTTTGTACCCTCTGGAGCATAAACATTTGTCAGGTCCCACACATTGTCCATATACGCATGACTTCTTGCACACCGCTGTGGGGGACAACGGACATGATATAACCTACTAACATCAATAACAACTGTGCACTGGTGTATGAtgatcagtggtggaagaaaatgttcattgtaACAACACTTCATTGTAAGAAAAGctcctgcatttaaaattttacCTTAAGTAAACGCACTCATTATGCAGAAGGAACCCTTtcagagtgttatattattatatattaagcTATTGAATCAGTTGTtctgatgcattaacatgtaagcagtgttttcatgttttagctGAGTTAGAgctaattttacttttactttatataATATTGGATAGTTCAATCTATAATATGACATATTTCAAAAACTCATGTGTTAATTATCACataatttataaaattaaaagtacaatattttcctatAGGAGTTGAGGAAGAATCATAATGGAACATATGAATACCTAAAAATGTTACTAAAGTAACTAAATGTAGCACAgtgaaaagtacaataaaagtaaaataataaataaaatggaggTACTCTGCACTTATGGAAGTACAGCACTTTACAAAATGTATGTAGTTGttgttcatttcattaaaagataaataaaaaatgaaaataatgcaaagaacagacaaaccagAGATACAAGAGTCAAACTTTTTCACACTTATTTCctactgtttgttgtttctccAAGATGCCGGACTGATAACCTGTGAACTCTGGCTAATGTGTCATTGTAGTTGTGCTGTCACTGAATCGCAGAGTGACTTACGCTGACAAATGCCATTAACATTCCTCCATCCCAAACAACAGGAAGTCATCTGACCATAGCTGCAGAGCCCCAGCTGTGCACGACCGCCAGTGTGCTCCAACGCATCCTCCACTGACCTGTGGAAGCTGGGACAAAAGGTTATCAGATCATTAAGCACCATCAAGCCTTCAGGGCTTCAATTTCAGCACAGAATCCAAAGTCTGATGTCCTGGAAGAAGGTTGTACTCTTTAGTATTAGAAAAGCTTAGAGGTATTCTTTTGCCCTCGCTATGCCTGTAGCTATGCAGCAAGCTAAACACACTTACAATAAAGGTTAACATCAACAGTTGGCCTTTGAAGTTTGAGCAACAAATTGAGTGCTAGTGATTGCAAACCAGCAAAAGATGAGATAACCTTTAACAAGAATTAGAACAAAGGTGCTGTAAAAATGAGTTAGAACAGTAATAAGGATTCACAAAAGAGCTGTTAAATAAGTTATAGGCTATGTCCTCCTAATAATCCCACAATGTAACATGACAAGttttatagatgcaaaaatTACTATTGTGTGAATCTATGGCTGTTTGTAATGACACGAAATGATGATGAATAgtaagtgtctgaaatctcaatttactgctctCCATTGAGTAAACTATTGAGTGTCTATTAAACAGGGAGTAGTAAATGAGTGAGCAAGGGAGTGATTTGTTATGCCTGGAAAAAATAAAGTCTCACCAGTAAAAGAATAACATTAAATCCCCAAAGGAAGAATAACACAGTAATTAATCTAGTAAACATACTCACTGAGTTCCACAAGAgtgaaacactgtaaaacagtaaaatacataacagtAAGTCCAACAGTAACCTAGAATGTTACATTAGCTGATACATTAGCCTCAGAcagctagcttggttagcagtAAACTCAGGAAAACTAGATGACCAAATCAACAATCACTAAacagctaaaataaaaaaaggtaaCAGATACAGATAATGCTCCAACAAGGGCTTTTAGGGAGTGAATAAAGGATAATTGTCAATTTTTGCTAAGTCACAGATCTGACTCAATGTAACGGTGTCAGTTAAACTGCCACCGAACTGTTGCTTAGTAGCGGCTGCTACTAGCAACAGCATGTTTAAGTGAAACCAACTGCTGCTGGcacaaaaatgaaatttgaCTCGGTCTGTCAATGTAACAGAGCCACAAGAAAAGGTTTCTTTTTATTAGTGTGCTTGCATTCagcaatacacactcattgatatttttattattcttctgCTTCTCCTTCTGGACACTTGTTGTTTATTTACACTTTTCCTTAGAAACGTCCTTCCTTTTCCTTGAGGAGGTTCAGCTCAAGCaggacatttaaaataaaaataaattttacaCTTGTACAGACATTTTAACTGTTGTCAGTTCTTACATTTAAACTTCAACTTCTTTCAGCACTTCTATGTCAACTGCAACTACTTTTGgtgtttgcattttgactgccACTTCAATTACAACTTCAACTATTTCAGCATTTCATCCAATTGTTCCAACTGCATATTTTAAGCAGCAAGCACGTGTAGAGTTTCCTTAGAAAATGTTTCAGGTTTAACAAGGGTGATTAATTTTTGCCATCCTAAATTTCCTTCTGGTGGATTTACCCTCTTCAACATCTTTGATTACAAAATATCATAACCAAGTCCATACAACAGTTTATTCCTGGATCTTTAGAGCACACTGGAGCCCATTTAATGCCGCTATATACTGTAACTACTTATGAAACACCTTCCTTATTTCCATGCATTCACAGGAAAAGTCTTAAAGAGCGTATTATATTCTAAGCAGCAATcatttctccctcattaaaatctGCTGTCATAAACAAAAGTGTAATAAACTACATGTTCTACAGAACCACTGAGCAAGCTTCACTCATAGCTGCTGTTAAATTTCCTCACACCCACACTGCAATAAGAGGATATTAAATGATTAGACACAGGCCAGTTAAGTTTGTTTCATGCACTCACACTGTACTGACAGAGGTCACCAACAGTGTGTGAGCAAGAGATACACAACCCTTACTATCTTTAAGAAGTTGACTAAAGTCAGCACTTAATTGCTCTTAGGAAAAAAAGTATCCTATATTGCTTTAAAAAGATAGATTACTTCATAAATATCaataattcagattttttatcacaaaaatcagATTCACTT
The DNA window shown above is from Thunnus maccoyii chromosome 2, fThuMac1.1, whole genome shotgun sequence and carries:
- the LOC121910628 gene encoding nephronectin isoform X3, which encodes MTSCCLGWRNVNGICQPVCKKSCVYGQCVGPDKCLCSRGYKGRQCDEDVNECGFLERPCSQRCMNTHGSYRCYCEPGYTLSADGYTCSGEAACFSLRCQFGCQMERGGAALRCLCPPGLHLAADNKTCEDVDECQRDADVCPPRRTCRNTFGSFFCACQDGFVMGTLQGSVQCRDKDECLTGSHQCSRHAQCVNTDGSYTCQCLEDYFGNGRTCWPRRAPQSKAVMYFNYKLSKRTKPIRPSS
- the LOC121910628 gene encoding nephronectin isoform X1, with the protein product MIEMRRRVFVVTVHFITLSLAHHQESFHRSVEDALEHTGGRAQLGLCSYGQMTSCCLGWRNVNGICQPVCKKSCVYGQCVGPDKCLCSRGYKGRQCDEDVNECGFLERPCSQRCMNTHGSYRCYCEPGYTLSADGYTCSGEAACFSLRCQFGCQMERGGAALRCLCPPGLHLAADNKTCEDVDECQRDADVCPPRRTCRNTFGSFFCACQDGFVMGTLQGSVQCRDKDECLTGSHQCSRHAQCVNTDGSYTCQCLEDYFGNGRTCWPRRAPQSKAVMYFNYKLSKRTKPIRPSS
- the LOC121910628 gene encoding nephronectin isoform X2 — encoded protein: MIEMRRRVFVVTVHFITLSLAHHQESFHRSVEDALEHTGGRAQLGLCSYGQMTSCCLGWRNVNGICQPVCKKSCVYGQCVGPDKCLCSRGYKGRQCDEDVNECGFLERPCSQRCMNTHGSYRCYCEPGYTLSADGYTCSGEAACFSLRCQFGCQMERGGAALRCLCPPGLHLAADNKTCEDVDECQRDADVCPPRRTCRNTFGSFFCACQDGFVMGTLQGSVQCRVEIDRRHKKEQRDSKQGHGDYMVYVNKATGSPMLEIVLRHPDLLHVSTEK